The genome window gtgtgttttatgttaattatcatcttgtgttttatattcatagttctacgaggGTGTGTTTGAAGGTTTTAGGGACTGTTAGGATTCAGATATTGTGTTTTGGTGATTTTCGCTCTGATCTTTGTGGGTTTTAAGtttgttttatggctgaaattgtggtatttcatgactttgtacactttataggaaaaatggactttgtcgCCAAACCCcaccacatatatatatataaatatatatatatatatatatatatatatatatatatatatatatatatatatatatatatatatatatatatatatatatatatatatatatatatatatgtatatatatatatgtatatatatacatacatacatacatacatactagtcacgtacccgcgcgatgcggcgggagtggcgatttacaataggatactcgtttaccgttagtttatccatcgtctcgtgatatattgtatagtacttaagttagttttcttattcgtgataTGATGGCACTGGTTTTTCTGTTAGTTTATCGATTCTTTGGTGATATACTCGGATAATTTTTTTTAGGTGTAGATTCGACGTGATCTTCTACAAGAAGAGTACAAAACAAGGAAGTAGatgtaattaaaaacaagaagagttcaaaataGTCAAGTAGATggacaaaacaataaaaacaaaatacggggagtctcttgtatctcttcctgtttTAACAATACATCCGTTCGCTTATGACTTTCTTGTATCTTCTCCTCTACTGTACCAGATTTCGACACATAAAAAAAATGTTAGACGCTTACAGGTGCTTTAAAATAGTAATTAAAAGGTAATTTCTGGAAGCAAATAAGGCACAAAATCTACTAACTTACCTCCGTTTTGATACGGATGCGATTAATTAATCACGAAACACTTCCTGGTAGAAAACATTTGATGTGTAAACTCCGCGTTGTTTGAATTCTTCGGCGAGATGTACCAACACCTTCGTACTTTGTCTTGAAATCCCTCTTGATAACGCGACATAAAGTTGTCCATGTGAAAATACAGAATCCGGTAGATAAATACCAACGTTCGGAATTGTTTGACCTTGAGCTTTATTAATCGTCATGGAAAAGCTAAGTCGAATtggaaattgttttcttttcagCTTGAATGGAAACATGTCATCTTCAGAAAGGGTTAGAGGGATTCTTGGCAAAAAAACTCTTTTTCTGGCATGTTGACCGACTGCAATTTCCGCATCAATAACATTTCGCATGAAACCCTTACATATCAACCGCGTGCCATTACACAGGCCATGTGATGGATCGATATTACGTATTGGGCATCTGTAACACCCTGCTTACTAATTAAcgattttatatgtaattaccaacaattagatgtgtagttaagactacacatgctataaaaatacgggtttactaaaacttttacaattcataagttattctacaaaacgTGATCGAAATCATtgttttaaaatttacaacgttacaaagtgcggaagcgtgtatctttatcgtgttcggttcttcgttgagcttgatcgtcttccagcatcccatagtgtacctacatttcataaacatgaaatgctttaatCTTACGGGGTTTAAATCATGTCCAAACGAGTCCGGGAAACACTTGATTATCGAAAGAAAAACAAGAACTTGAaaatcatctccaccgtaaattacggtgtcaccgtaatttacggtggctccTGTATTCATATCCCTCTACCGTACAACAGTAGGTTACCACCGTAACCATatcagctccaccgtaaattacagtgtcaccgtaatttacggtggactctgCATCTCACTTTTTCCACTTTGTCGtaattttgacccattcatgtttttatcaaacgaaacatgtttgtttgatccttatTCTCACGATTatcataatttcaataattcctatcatattaggttcaagtcacgggtttcttacgtatcttaaacccgtttacgctcatatgcgtaatttgacccgttaagggtatttaggcaTACTTTGAGCATGAAACGCTTTCATTCGTTTCTAGCGTTATTATACCACATTACTTATTATGAGATCTTCAACCACAACTAAATTTGTGGTGAGCTCAATGAGatgatctatataatccgagtttttctcGTCGGATTGCTAATTTACGACAAAGACTCATATTGAGTCTTTTGACCCAAGATTTACCCTTTTCATTCTCTatacttattcaaagtatttgCTTGATCATATAACTTGTTTTTAGACGACTCTTAAGGTTCATTTACTCGATTTTGCTTACGAGGGCGTTTTAGTCATCTTAAACCCTTTCTTTACAACAAAGGACTTTTCATGTCGTAATTGACCAAAATTCCACTGTTTGAACTAGGATCTTGTTTAAATAGACATCATGTTCTTAAAACACAATGAGAATAACTTAAATCATTCAGTTTACTTAAAAGATAACCCAATGtccattttaacttgtttagcccTCATTGAACTTCAAGTTCTAATGATGATTTGAccaattatacatacctggctcgaatcaatatattgattcgtttcgataccttgccttagtagccgctaagcgATAGCGATGTACATATCCATCCGATATTTATTTCTATAATCACATAGCTCAACAACtattagtcaatattgtcaaagggtgataatttcaccttttgacccgtttggtctaaaggacCATGAAACTCTATGAGGTGGTATTTATTACCATCTTATCTATATGACTAACTTCGGTTTACACCGCATAGTCGTTCTACTtgtaaatcatttattgatttctTTGACCCATTATAACCCAAGCTATAATGTGTCTTTCCCCAATTAAACGGTTGTTGTCCACAAATGACCAAAGTACCATTTTACCCTTACTATTTGCAATGGTTCaccttataaggtaaccatttaaaaactcattatcttttagtcatttcatgacTAATTAACCACATTAGCTCCTTTTTATCCATTAAACATGATTTATGTccattgtcttttgttccggaccgcacttgtcgtgtcggaacatcataatttaAAACAAGACTTATTATTCACGACCTATCAAACCAATAGGTATCAAATAACTAaaatgtaagctttacttaccttgtaTCCGGATTATGCTCttttcttctcgtgcttgattcgtttgaccgcttctttctcaagcctccacctagctcgttaggcgacaaactatcatcattcacaaggtggttagattagtcatttcaattcacgactattccaccttgcgtattttctatgtcgaatCTACTATTCGACTTTGTCATTGGTTAgtttgacttctaaaagtcaactACCTTTAATCATACAATGGGCACAATTAAGTTAAATCAACATTAAGATTAGAACCCGTCTTAACCCATACTTCATGTAATTAGTCAAACAAGGCAATTACGCGTTTCATTCGTAATTTCATCATGTAAacattcacttaggcatttcaacgaacaccttgtgggcatattctataaaatcaacaatcaatttcataactagttatttgcCCAAGTTTTAACATCATTCACAAGTTCTTATGTCTAGCATGCATATCAATACCTAGACTTACTTCATGGAAATCGAATTACACCAAATTGATGATAATAAatctagtgttcatcatcttcCCACAAAACCCATTTAGCACTTACATAACTAGTTAACCCAAACACTAATTTATGGTGCTAAATTAACGGATTTACATCTAGGACTCGTTCCTAGACTTGTGCTCATATCAATTGTACTACAACACCCATTATTCATGCCAGAATTTCATTCATGAATGTTAATCATAATTTTGAAGTATCATCAAATagcaaaattcaacatacctttcGATCCCCACACTTAGGTGATTacgaatttgtgttcatgcattgatttaaGACTGAaattgaccttcaatttgatgatttttggCACATTAGGGTTTTGCTCCCTTTTCCTTTCCTCTGGTCGAtccgcacacacacacacacactaaatgtgtgtgttgtgttttatttatttgatttttattaaaactagtttGCCCACTTGACAAccttagtccctcatgttttatCTTGATCATTTGAAGCTACTCACCATTTATCACTTAGCCTCATACTagtaactaggttaattatccctagttaacttaataggttcgggaagttataacccgttatattttaagtcccgttaactcggccTTTCATAACTTTATTGTCTCAAGCATTTATTCACTTTtgatttaatattaggtttatttaattaaaatcctaatattcaccgggtaaattttaccattaacggtactttacccgtcttttagtattaacggggttcgATTACCacacccgttttcggggtgttacagcatCCAGTTTTTAAACGAAGCTTATGAGGCGGCAAACCACTAACATTTAGCGAGTTTAAGAACTCGACCAGATAGAAGTTGCATTGATCATCTTCAGCTTCATCAAAACTGTAATAAACTTTTTCCTCCCCTTGAACAATTTCAATCATTTGATTATTAATCTCGTCAACACTCTCATTTTTAGTGGACAATATTGCTCTAGAGATTATATAATCTCAAGAATATACATTATCTTCAATTGATGGAAAGATGGCATGGATCAATTCTTTTATAGCGTTTTCTCTGTTGTTGCACTGAATTGTCATGTCATCGGGTATGCGGTTATAGTTTCCTTCGATTGGTTCTTCGGTTCCATCGCCGACTCTTAAAAGAAATTTAGAAAACCATGGATCTTTCAGCGCTCCCATATTTATGGTCAACCGCATCTTCTTAGTCAAAGACCAAAGAGGTGACATTCGTACGCTGGAGTCTACAATCTGTGCTCGAGTGCCACGTTTAATAACCGGCAACACCTGTCTGAAGTCACCTCCCATAACCATTATCTTCCCACGAAATGGGAGACTAACACCTATAATGTCTTGGAATGTACTATCGACTGCCTTTATCGCCTGTCGTTTAGCCATCGACGCTTCATCCCATATGATTATTTTGGCAGACCGAATCAGTTTACCGACCCCACTCTGTTTTTTGATATTGCACATTGAATTATTTTCAAGATGAAGAGGAATCTTGAATCTCGAGTGAGCCGTTCTACCTCCTGGCATATTATTAGCTGCTGCACCTGATGAAGCTGTTGCGAGAGCAATAAGACCACGTGACCAAATTTCAGCAAGCAAGGTAATGTACAAAAATGTTTTCCCAATTCCACCTGGACCATCAATAAAGAACACGCCTGGAAGATCATAATCAACATGCATCATGATCTCATCAAACATGTTTTTTTTGGTCCGGATTAAGTGAATCTTTGGCACTCAAGAGTTCAGGTTCCAAAACAATCCCATACTCTTCTTGTAACTCACGATAACCTTCATCTTGTCAGTTAACATCGTCTGTTATCTTAGGAAGGTCGAATTCATTGATATTTTTACCCATGGATTGTACCAAGACACTAATTTCGGTAAGAACCATATTTTGAACTCGTTCTATACTTTGACAGTGTAACCGATGATCTTCAAACAGTGAATCAAAGTGGTAATTCCATAACTTTCGAATATCTCCAGGTTGGCAAAAAACTATTGTGGTCGCAAATAACCTTCTAAGAGCATTGGGAAACTGAAACGTAGAGGCTTCTTCGAGACATTGTGATAGATATTCATCGTCTTCTATTAAGCCTAACTCAAGAGCTGCTTTCCAAATGTCTCACACCGTTGACCATTAACTGTGCAAAGATGTTCAAAAGAAGTAGGCCCTCTGACATTTGACAAAAGTAGGCGTAAGTAGTACCTTTCTCCTTCGGCTGGATTAGCGGAAACGATGCGACCTCTTTGTTTTTTACCAAAACGACGACTCCAATGGCGTGTGCTTCCATTCCACGTAAAGTgttttg of Helianthus annuus cultivar XRQ/B chromosome 1, HanXRQr2.0-SUNRISE, whole genome shotgun sequence contains these proteins:
- the LOC110882540 gene encoding ATP-dependent DNA helicase PIF2-like, with amino-acid sequence MFDEIMMHVDYDLPGVFFIDGPGGIGKTFLYITLLAEIWSRGLIALATASSGAAANNMPGGRTAHSRFKIPLHLENNSMCNIKKQSGVGKLIRSAKIIIWDEASMAKRQAIKAVDSTFQDIIGVSLPFRGKIMVMGGDFRQVLPVIKRGTRAQIVDSSVRMSPLWSLTKKMRLTINMGALKDPWFSKFLLRVGDGTEEPIEGNYNRIPDDMTIQCNNRENAIKELIHAIFPSIEDNVYS